A single region of the Podospora pseudopauciseta strain CBS 411.78 chromosome 1, whole genome shotgun sequence genome encodes:
- a CDS encoding hypothetical protein (EggNog:ENOG503P45U) — MSSDNSSSNNSNNDMARQQRRGSVTSNTLTSLFRSNSISQPSVTGFPTPLATSMLDNQRRRVSVATFGLPGTSPTNTSAAFMRRASISTNSDSINESAIEDGDDMSHTAPTTPFSRRMSLGAAQAMRGMRGGNSPGANDQGFNWSDQLRSRAESTVAQGARPSFSFASGLSASPPRGGPPAVSASSINPRHDRARSVSDMPAPPAQPRPRAPQKPDHFQERILKGDFYMD; from the exons aTGTCTTCAGACAActcatcctccaacaactccaacaACGATATGGCACGACAACAGAGACGCGGGTCTGTGACCTCCAACACTCTCACCAGCCTCTTCCGGAGCAATTCCATCTCGCAACCCTCAGTCACGggcttccccacccccttggCCACGTCCATGCTGGACAACCAGCGCCGAAGAGTCTCTGTTGCCACCTTTGGTCTTCCAGGAACCTCTCCCACAAACACCTCTGCTGCCTTTATGCGCCGTGCCAGCATCTCCACCAATTCCGATTCCATCAACGAGAGTGCCATCGAGGACGGAGATGACATGTCCCACACCGCCCCTACCACTCCCTTCTCTCGCCGGATGAGCCTGGGTGCCGCTCAAGCCATGCGTGGCATGCGTGGAGGTAACAGTCCTGGTGCAAATG ACCAAGGCTTCAACTGGTCCGATCAGCTTAGATCCCGTGCCGAAAGCACCGTCGCCCAAGGTGCCCGGCCCTCATTCTCCTTTGCCTCTGGCCTCAgtgcctctcctcctcgtggTGGACCTCCCGCCGTCTCGGCTTCGTCAATCAATCCTCGTCACGACCGAGCCAGATCGGTGTCTGATATGCCAGCGCCGCCTGCTCAGCCGAGGCCCCGTGCCCCGCAGAAGCCGGATCACTTCCAAGAGCGCATCTTGAAGGGTGACTTTTACATGGACTGA